Proteins encoded by one window of Sinorhizobium arboris LMG 14919:
- a CDS encoding Lrp/AsnC family transcriptional regulator, which produces MMNSFNLDAIDRKILGILQERGDISHAALAEAVGASPASCWRRIKALETAGVLVKTVSLVNPDLVGRGLNVFCQVRMKSHDPVARRNFERFVESHEEVLECYSMSGDWDYLLRVLVADVADYERLLMRGILTHEAVANSSSHFALKSVKYSTAVPV; this is translated from the coding sequence ATGATGAATTCATTCAATCTCGACGCGATCGACCGAAAAATTCTAGGAATCCTTCAGGAACGGGGCGACATCAGCCATGCCGCCCTGGCGGAGGCGGTCGGCGCCTCACCGGCGTCGTGCTGGCGGCGCATCAAGGCCCTGGAGACGGCGGGGGTGCTGGTAAAGACCGTCAGCCTCGTCAATCCCGACCTGGTCGGACGCGGCTTGAACGTCTTCTGCCAGGTACGCATGAAGTCCCATGATCCGGTGGCCCGGCGCAATTTCGAACGCTTCGTGGAAAGCCATGAGGAGGTTCTCGAATGCTATTCCATGTCGGGCGACTGGGATTACCTGCTGCGGGTCCTCGTTGCCGATGTCGCCGATTACGAGCGCCTGCTTATGCGCGGCATCCTCACCCACGAGGCGGTCGCGAACTCGTCCTCCCACTTCGCCCTGAAGAGCGTCAAATATTCCACCGCCGTTCCCGTCTAG
- a CDS encoding alpha-ketoacid dehydrogenase subunit alpha/beta: protein MPQAALKKDRRNAPDESIDWKRVVQLLLLSRELDEMEEQRLVPEKKVLYQFSARGHDMAQILLGLHLTGRHDAACGYYRSRPLLLALGVDPVDALGSAMGRAGGYSDGRDIGVVFNYPNPHGASALPMCGGVGTQYTPTAGWAQAITYFSEVLGKEEYRNDIAVVLGGDGSVASNGFWSALTIATTQGLPLLFYIEDNGFGISVPSSFQTPEGNIAGNLAGWKNLTVLDGDGSDPEEAARLTKGAVELVREGRMPVLLRLEVPRLEGHSFQDTQTYKSEELVRSEWAHDPLPRLRDYLVPAMLSAEEWNEIARTAKAAAERARVEAESRPVADPETVTSHVFFEGQMQVMGGQHSAGYLPPETTETAASDGQRINMVTAIRRTLDYEMSVNERVVLFGEDIGPKGGVHAVTLGLQEKYGAHRVFDTSLSEEGIIGRAVGMALAGLVPVPEIQFRKYAEPAIEQLNDCGTIRWRTSNRFAAPIVVRMAGGFFKCGDPWHSQTNEVAFVHQPGWRIAVPSNAEDAVGLLRTALRGNDPAIFFEHRAMLDHPWARRPYPGDSFALPFGKAKFTRQGGDITIVTWGAMVPRCEEAAEGISADVIDLRTLMPWDRETVIASVRRTRRCLVVHEDLGTAGFGAEIAAAVADEAFIELDAPVSRLTMPDIPSPHNPVLLDWVVPSTERIRKKITDLLEF, encoded by the coding sequence ATGCCCCAAGCCGCACTCAAAAAGGACCGGCGCAACGCACCGGATGAGAGCATCGACTGGAAGAGGGTCGTGCAGCTTCTGCTCCTGTCGCGCGAGCTCGACGAGATGGAGGAACAGCGTCTCGTTCCGGAGAAGAAGGTCCTCTACCAGTTCTCCGCGCGCGGCCATGACATGGCGCAGATTCTCCTCGGACTTCACCTCACGGGCAGGCACGACGCGGCATGCGGCTATTACCGCTCGCGCCCGCTGCTGCTTGCGCTGGGCGTCGACCCCGTCGACGCGCTCGGCTCTGCGATGGGACGCGCGGGCGGATACTCCGACGGCCGCGACATCGGCGTCGTCTTCAACTATCCAAATCCCCACGGGGCCTCGGCCCTGCCGATGTGCGGCGGGGTCGGCACGCAGTATACGCCGACGGCCGGCTGGGCGCAGGCGATCACCTATTTCAGCGAAGTCCTTGGAAAAGAGGAATATCGGAACGACATTGCCGTCGTGCTGGGCGGTGACGGGTCGGTCGCCTCGAACGGCTTCTGGTCCGCGCTGACCATCGCGACGACGCAGGGCCTGCCGCTGCTGTTCTATATAGAAGACAACGGTTTCGGCATCTCGGTTCCCTCGAGCTTTCAGACGCCCGAAGGCAACATCGCCGGCAATCTCGCCGGCTGGAAGAATTTGACCGTTCTCGACGGCGACGGCTCGGATCCGGAAGAGGCCGCCCGACTGACGAAAGGCGCCGTGGAGCTGGTGCGTGAAGGGCGAATGCCGGTGCTGCTGAGGCTTGAGGTGCCTCGCCTCGAAGGTCACAGCTTCCAGGACACCCAGACCTACAAGAGCGAGGAGCTCGTCAGGAGCGAATGGGCGCACGATCCGCTGCCGCGGCTGAGGGACTATCTCGTGCCTGCCATGCTCAGCGCGGAGGAATGGAACGAGATAGCGCGGACCGCAAAGGCTGCCGCCGAACGGGCGCGCGTCGAGGCCGAATCCCGGCCGGTCGCCGACCCTGAAACCGTCACCAGCCATGTCTTCTTCGAAGGGCAAATGCAGGTCATGGGCGGTCAGCACTCTGCCGGCTACCTGCCGCCGGAAACGACGGAGACGGCGGCGAGCGACGGCCAGCGGATCAACATGGTGACGGCGATCCGCCGCACGCTCGATTACGAGATGTCGGTGAACGAACGGGTCGTCCTCTTCGGCGAGGACATCGGCCCGAAGGGCGGCGTCCATGCCGTAACGCTCGGGCTGCAGGAGAAATACGGTGCCCACCGCGTCTTCGACACGTCGTTGTCGGAGGAGGGCATCATCGGCCGGGCCGTCGGGATGGCGCTCGCGGGCCTCGTGCCCGTACCGGAAATCCAGTTCCGCAAATATGCCGAGCCCGCGATCGAGCAGCTCAATGATTGCGGCACGATCCGTTGGCGGACCAGCAACCGCTTCGCCGCGCCGATCGTCGTGCGCATGGCTGGCGGCTTCTTCAAATGCGGCGATCCGTGGCACAGCCAGACGAACGAGGTCGCCTTCGTCCACCAGCCCGGCTGGAGGATCGCCGTTCCCTCCAACGCCGAGGATGCGGTGGGGCTCCTGCGCACCGCCTTGCGCGGCAACGATCCGGCGATCTTCTTCGAGCATCGGGCCATGCTCGACCACCCCTGGGCGCGGCGACCCTATCCCGGCGATTCTTTCGCCCTGCCTTTCGGCAAAGCGAAGTTCACGCGGCAAGGCGGCGACATCACCATCGTCACCTGGGGTGCCATGGTACCTCGCTGCGAAGAGGCGGCGGAAGGGATCTCCGCCGATGTGATCGATCTCAGAACCCTGATGCCCTGGGACAGGGAAACGGTCATCGCCTCCGTGCGCCGCACCCGCCGATGCCTTGTCGTCCACGAGGACCTCGGAACTGCGGGTTTCGGCGCGGAAATTGCCGCAGCCGTCGCCGACGAAGCCTTCATCGAGCTCGATGCGCCGGTCTCGCGGCTGACCATGCCGGATATTCCCAGCCCCCATAATCCTGTTCTGCTCGACTGGGTGGTCCCCTCGACGGAACGGATCCGCAAGAAGATCACCGATCTGCTGGAGTTCTGA